The following proteins are encoded in a genomic region of Leptolyngbya boryana PCC 6306:
- a CDS encoding PAS domain S-box protein: MELNSANLKGDLSQPPELSDRKEEATLRKKQIEEALWEREAQLTSIFQTIPNGIVILDQTGQIVSANPAAEQILRLTRSNLTERVYNDPAWSITTVDGQLFPEEDLPFVQVMRTGKPIYQVEHAIAHSDGTIIILSINASPLFNAEGRITNVIAAITDITERKQADAILRESEERYRSVIETAAEGIVFQHRDSRITTCNASAERILGLTADQMMGRSSLDPRWCAIYEDGSPFPGKLHPAMITLQTGEPQSNVIMGICKPDDTLTWISINARPLFQANDTEPYAVVCSFFDITDRKAAEAERFISEIALQQMPDAILLSDLEGRIQRWLGNAEQIFGYSATEAMGQPINFIYHPDVRAAMTTEIMQSVQETDEFSREILCMRKDGSEVPIETTIKTVCDKAGKPLFLIGINKDITERKRAEIERIQLLRQQIQEQTARLEVEAGLRRSTFLVEAGTLLASSLDYEQTLQSVASLAVPYFADWCGVDLLNHDGSISRVAVAHADPNKVKFAWEVAQRFPRHLEDGYGISQVMKTGHSEIAIKITDEQLTATVPIPEYLEIIQELGLKSCIITPLQARGRVVGTLSLVFAESNRQYSMADLDLAEDLARRAAIAIDNARLYHRTQQAKQDALSAANRITRLQRVTAALSESLTPEQVIEVVVEQSVAVLKAAAVLVVLVSKDRTELEIVKSIGYEADLVQSWCKFPINTDVPLAEAVRTGQPVWVETLLERIARYPHLAEIYSRYDFQSWIALPLVVEGKSIGGMLLSFKEFKNLSQEDREFILALSRQCAQAISRAQLYEAERSSRAEAEQANRVKDEFLAVLSHELRSPLNPILGWTKILRAGQLKPDKVDQALATIERNAKLQAQLIEDLLDISRMLRGKLSLNIVPVDLITVIHSAIETVQLAASAKSIQIQTRLQQHSKSVLGDANRLQQVLWNLLSNAIKFTPNEGQVIIGMEESEQHIHIQVIDTGKGIHPGFLPHVFEYFRQADSSTTRQFGGLGLGLAIARQIVELHGGTIQAESLGEGLGATFTVRLPITTVVAESPTAGESSIQIEDLTGLHILVVDDEADMRDLAEFILVQHGAQVTVASSAADALLTLAHSVPDVLLSDIGMPEMDGYVLIRQIRERSPEAGGRMPAIALTAYAGEIDQHRALAVGFQRHIPKPVDPETLIRAITELLKNRLGEVEQQ, encoded by the coding sequence ATGGAACTTAACTCGGCTAACCTCAAAGGCGATCTCTCCCAGCCTCCAGAACTAAGCGACCGCAAGGAAGAAGCGACCTTGCGAAAAAAACAAATTGAAGAAGCTCTGTGGGAAAGGGAAGCGCAATTAACGAGCATTTTTCAGACAATTCCCAATGGAATTGTTATTCTTGACCAGACAGGACAGATTGTTAGCGCCAATCCTGCCGCAGAACAGATTTTAAGGCTCACTCGTAGTAACCTGACTGAACGGGTGTACAATGACCCCGCTTGGTCTATTACAACGGTAGATGGACAACTCTTTCCCGAAGAAGATTTGCCGTTTGTGCAGGTGATGCGAACCGGAAAGCCAATTTATCAAGTCGAGCATGCGATTGCTCATTCCGATGGCACCATCATTATCTTGTCGATCAACGCTTCTCCATTGTTCAATGCCGAAGGAAGGATCACCAATGTGATTGCTGCGATCACCGACATTACAGAGCGTAAGCAAGCAGATGCAATTCTACGAGAATCAGAAGAACGCTATCGTTCGGTGATTGAAACAGCAGCCGAAGGTATTGTGTTTCAGCATAGGGATAGTCGGATCACGACCTGTAATGCCAGCGCTGAGAGAATCTTAGGTCTAACCGCCGATCAGATGATGGGGCGTTCTTCCCTTGATCCGCGCTGGTGTGCGATCTACGAGGATGGTTCTCCGTTCCCCGGCAAACTACATCCAGCCATGATCACGCTGCAAACGGGAGAGCCTCAGTCGAACGTCATCATGGGGATTTGCAAGCCCGATGATACCTTGACCTGGATCTCAATCAATGCACGACCCCTATTTCAAGCCAACGACACAGAGCCCTATGCCGTAGTGTGTTCCTTTTTTGATATCACCGATCGCAAAGCAGCCGAAGCAGAGCGTTTCATTTCGGAAATTGCTCTACAACAAATGCCTGATGCCATTCTATTAAGTGACTTAGAAGGCAGGATTCAACGCTGGCTCGGTAATGCTGAGCAGATTTTTGGCTACAGCGCAACAGAAGCAATGGGTCAGCCGATCAATTTTATTTATCACCCTGATGTTCGAGCAGCGATGACCACTGAAATAATGCAGTCTGTTCAAGAGACGGATGAATTTAGTCGTGAAATTTTATGTATGCGAAAAGATGGCTCAGAAGTGCCGATCGAAACCACCATCAAAACCGTGTGTGACAAAGCCGGGAAGCCGCTGTTTCTGATTGGAATTAATAAGGACATTACAGAACGCAAGCGGGCAGAAATCGAACGAATTCAACTGTTGCGGCAACAAATTCAAGAACAAACTGCCCGTTTAGAAGTAGAGGCAGGTTTACGACGATCGACCTTCCTTGTAGAAGCGGGTACCTTACTCGCATCATCCCTGGATTACGAACAAACACTCCAGAGTGTTGCTAGTTTAGCGGTTCCCTACTTCGCAGATTGGTGCGGGGTTGATTTACTAAATCATGACGGGTCTATTAGCCGTGTTGCCGTTGCCCATGCAGATCCGAACAAGGTGAAGTTTGCGTGGGAGGTCGCACAACGCTTTCCCAGACACTTAGAGGATGGCTATGGGATCTCTCAAGTGATGAAAACGGGGCACAGTGAAATTGCGATCAAGATTACGGATGAGCAACTCACAGCCACTGTCCCAATTCCGGAGTATTTGGAAATCATCCAAGAGTTGGGCTTGAAGTCCTGCATCATCACTCCATTGCAAGCACGTGGACGAGTGGTAGGCACGCTTTCCCTTGTGTTTGCTGAATCAAATCGCCAGTACAGTATGGCAGATCTAGATCTGGCTGAAGATTTAGCGCGTCGTGCCGCGATCGCCATTGATAATGCTCGTCTTTATCACAGGACTCAACAGGCAAAGCAAGACGCACTTTCAGCTGCCAATCGTATTACCCGTCTGCAAAGAGTGACAGCCGCACTTTCAGAATCCCTCACACCTGAACAAGTGATAGAGGTTGTCGTCGAACAGAGTGTAGCAGTTCTAAAGGCAGCGGCAGTACTGGTGGTTTTAGTCAGTAAAGATAGAACAGAACTTGAGATTGTAAAATCGATCGGCTATGAAGCAGACTTAGTACAAAGTTGGTGCAAGTTTCCGATCAACACAGATGTTCCCCTAGCAGAAGCTGTCAGAACCGGACAGCCCGTTTGGGTGGAAACGCTGTTAGAGCGAATTGCTCGCTATCCCCATCTCGCTGAGATTTACAGTCGGTATGATTTTCAATCCTGGATTGCACTTCCCTTAGTGGTTGAAGGCAAGTCAATTGGTGGAATGTTACTGAGCTTTAAGGAGTTCAAGAACCTGAGCCAGGAAGATCGTGAGTTTATTCTCGCCCTTAGTCGTCAATGTGCTCAAGCCATTTCCCGTGCTCAGTTATATGAGGCAGAACGCAGTTCAAGAGCCGAAGCAGAACAGGCAAACCGAGTGAAAGATGAATTTTTAGCTGTGCTCTCTCATGAACTCCGATCGCCCCTCAACCCAATTTTGGGCTGGACAAAAATTCTACGAGCTGGACAGTTAAAGCCTGATAAGGTCGATCAAGCATTAGCAACCATTGAGCGGAACGCCAAGCTTCAGGCACAGCTTATTGAAGACTTACTCGATATCTCCCGGATGTTGCGGGGAAAACTCAGTCTCAATATTGTGCCAGTTGACTTAATTACTGTCATTCACAGTGCGATCGAAACCGTGCAACTCGCAGCTTCTGCCAAATCGATTCAGATTCAAACCAGGTTACAACAGCACTCAAAATCTGTATTGGGAGATGCCAATCGATTGCAACAAGTGCTGTGGAATCTCCTCTCCAATGCAATCAAGTTCACACCGAACGAAGGACAAGTCATCATTGGGATGGAAGAGTCGGAACAGCACATTCACATTCAGGTGATTGACACAGGCAAAGGCATCCATCCAGGGTTCCTCCCCCATGTGTTTGAATACTTCCGCCAAGCGGATAGCAGCACAACTCGTCAGTTTGGGGGATTGGGATTAGGACTGGCGATCGCACGTCAAATTGTGGAACTGCATGGCGGAACGATTCAGGCAGAAAGTTTAGGGGAAGGATTGGGAGCAACGTTCACGGTTCGCTTACCGATTACCACGGTTGTAGCAGAAAGTCCTACAGCCGGAGAATCATCAATCCAAATCGAGGATTTAACCGGGCTGCATATTCTCGTTGTGGACGATGAAGCGGATATGCGCGATTTAGCAGAATTCATCCTTGTGCAGCATGGTGCCC